One segment of Bacteroidales bacterium DNA contains the following:
- a CDS encoding polyribonucleotide nucleotidyltransferase, whose translation MYNLIKKEICLSDGRIITIETGKLAKQAHGSVVIRMNNTMLLATVVSASEAKEDVDFMPLSVDYREKYSASGRFPGGFLKREARPSDYEILISRLVDRALRPLFPDDYHAETFVNIDLISSDGETMPDALAGLAASAAIAVSDIPFHGPISEVRVARIQGKFVINPNRSDLEQADIDMIVGATYDNILMVEGELNEASEEDMIEAIRLAHEEIKVHCKAQIELAEQLQIKKREYCHEKNDETIKQALHDFAFQKIYHVLEQGITDKHERSNQLEAILEEFIANLPEETREELTPMVKRYYKNLEKDVVREYYLSKNIRLDGRKMDEIRPIWCEVDYLPMAHGSAIFTRGETQSLTTVTLGTKLDEQLIDGAVIQGYERFILHYNFPPYSTGEARPYRGVGRREVGHGNLAHRALKRMIPTEPEVNPYTIRVVSDILESNGSSSMATVCAGTLALMDAGIKIKKPVSGIAMGMISDEKTGRYVILSDILGDEDHLGDMDFKVCGTRDGITATQMDIKVNGLSYEVLAKALAQAKEGRLYILDKILETLPEPRPDFKPHAPRIVRMIIPKDQIGAVIGPGGKVIQEIQALTNTVIVIDEVDNKGVVEISGNNAQSIEAAIKRIKGIIGILEVGEVFDAVVKSIQDYGAFVELFPGKEGLLHISEIEWTRLKKVEDVLHIGQKIQVKLMGFDERGKLKLSRKVLLPKPENSN comes from the coding sequence ATGTACAATTTAATAAAAAAAGAAATTTGTTTAAGTGATGGACGAATCATTACTATTGAAACGGGTAAATTAGCCAAACAAGCTCATGGCTCGGTAGTAATTCGCATGAACAATACCATGCTTTTAGCCACTGTAGTATCGGCAAGCGAAGCAAAAGAAGACGTAGATTTTATGCCTCTTTCGGTTGATTATCGCGAAAAATACTCTGCCTCTGGACGATTTCCCGGTGGTTTTTTAAAAAGAGAAGCCCGCCCATCCGATTATGAAATACTTATTTCTCGCTTAGTAGATAGAGCCTTACGTCCTCTCTTTCCTGATGATTATCATGCCGAAACTTTCGTTAATATCGATTTAATTTCATCCGATGGCGAAACAATGCCCGATGCTTTAGCCGGATTAGCTGCATCGGCTGCTATTGCTGTTAGCGACATCCCTTTTCATGGACCTATATCCGAAGTTCGCGTAGCACGCATTCAAGGAAAATTTGTAATAAACCCCAATCGTAGCGACCTTGAACAAGCCGATATAGACATGATCGTGGGGGCTACCTATGATAATATTTTAATGGTTGAAGGTGAACTCAACGAAGCCTCCGAAGAAGATATGATTGAAGCCATCCGCCTTGCCCATGAAGAAATAAAAGTTCACTGTAAGGCACAAATAGAACTTGCTGAACAATTACAAATAAAAAAACGTGAATATTGCCACGAAAAAAATGATGAAACCATCAAACAAGCATTACACGATTTTGCTTTTCAGAAAATATATCATGTTTTAGAACAAGGTATTACCGACAAACACGAACGGAGCAATCAACTAGAAGCAATTCTTGAAGAATTTATTGCTAACCTCCCCGAAGAAACACGCGAAGAACTAACCCCCATGGTAAAACGTTATTACAAAAATCTAGAAAAAGATGTAGTTCGCGAATACTATTTAAGTAAAAATATTCGCCTCGATGGTCGTAAAATGGACGAAATACGTCCTATTTGGTGCGAAGTAGATTATTTACCCATGGCACATGGCTCAGCTATTTTCACCCGAGGCGAAACACAATCGCTCACCACCGTTACATTAGGTACCAAGCTCGATGAACAATTAATCGATGGTGCCGTTATTCAAGGTTACGAACGTTTTATTTTGCACTATAATTTTCCCCCATACTCAACGGGCGAAGCTCGCCCCTATCGTGGCGTTGGACGTCGCGAAGTAGGACATGGTAACTTAGCCCATCGTGCTTTAAAACGTATGATTCCAACTGAACCAGAAGTTAATCCTTATACCATACGCGTAGTTTCTGATATTCTAGAATCAAACGGATCTTCATCAATGGCTACCGTATGTGCCGGTACACTCGCTTTAATGGATGCTGGTATTAAAATAAAAAAACCCGTATCGGGCATCGCTATGGGAATGATTTCCGACGAAAAAACAGGTCGCTATGTAATTCTATCCGACATATTAGGCGACGAAGACCATTTAGGCGATATGGACTTTAAAGTATGCGGTACCAGAGATGGAATTACAGCTACCCAAATGGATATAAAAGTAAATGGTCTTTCGTACGAAGTTTTAGCTAAAGCGTTAGCACAAGCTAAAGAAGGACGACTTTATATATTAGACAAAATATTAGAAACATTACCCGAACCTCGCCCCGATTTTAAACCCCATGCACCTCGTATTGTACGCATGATTATACCCAAAGATCAAATTGGAGCCGTAATTGGTCCTGGTGGCAAAGTAATACAAGAGATCCAAGCCCTTACCAATACCGTTATTGTTATCGACGAAGTTGACAATAAGGGCGTAGTTGAAATTAGTGGTAATAATGCCCAATCAATTGAGGCCGCCATTAAACGTATTAAAGGCATTATTGGCATACTCGAAGTAGGCGAAGTTTTTGATGCCGTCGTAAAATCTATTCAAGATTATGGCGCATTTGTAGAACTATTTCCTGGAAAAGAAGGACTGCTCCATATTTCCGAAATTGAATGGACACGTCTAAAAAAAGTTGAAGATGTACTTCACATCGGACAAAAAATTCAAGTCAAACTAATGGGGTTCGACGAAAGAGGAAAACTTAAATTAAGCAGAAAAGTTTTATTACCTAAACCCGAGAATAGTAACTAA
- the rpsO gene encoding 30S ribosomal protein S15 has protein sequence MYLTAEKKKELFESYGKGNVDTGSAESQIALFSFRIAHLTEHLKNNRKDFSTQQALVKLVGKRRKLLNYLKNKDIERYRAIVNKLNLRK, from the coding sequence ATGTATTTAACTGCAGAAAAGAAAAAAGAATTATTCGAGTCGTACGGTAAGGGTAACGTAGATACTGGATCTGCAGAAAGCCAGATCGCATTGTTCTCATTCCGTATTGCTCATTTAACTGAACATTTGAAAAATAACCGCAAGGATTTTTCAACTCAGCAAGCTTTAGTAAAGTTAGTAGGTAAACGTAGAAAACTGCTCAATTACCTAAAGAACAAAGATATTGAACGATATCGTGCTATTGTAAACAAGCTGAATTTAAGAAAATAA
- the cysK gene encoding cysteine synthase A produces MNILNFIGNTPIVPIEIDNKTIYLKMESFNPGGSVKDRIALAMIEDAEQKGLIHNNTIIIEPTSGNTGIGLAMVCAVKGYKLILTMPESMSIERRKILELYGAELILTPADKGMKGAIEKAETLVNDFQHAYIPYQFKNPANPAMHYRTTGPEIWNSMKGEVDVFVAGVGTGGSISGIGKYLREQNAQTYIVAVEPSDSPVLSGGTPAPHKIQGIGAGFIPDTLNTSIYDEIITIHNEEAYETARMLAKRGILCGISSGANVCASLKILQRKTFKDKKLVTIICDTGERYLNNFI; encoded by the coding sequence ATGAATATTTTAAACTTTATTGGAAATACGCCAATTGTTCCAATTGAAATAGACAACAAAACCATTTATCTGAAAATGGAATCGTTTAATCCAGGTGGTTCTGTAAAAGATCGTATAGCCTTAGCCATGATTGAAGATGCAGAACAAAAAGGACTGATTCATAACAATACCATTATTATTGAACCTACAAGTGGCAATACAGGAATAGGATTAGCCATGGTTTGTGCTGTAAAAGGATATAAACTTATACTCACTATGCCCGAAAGCATGAGCATAGAACGGCGAAAAATATTAGAACTTTATGGAGCCGAACTCATATTAACTCCTGCGGATAAAGGGATGAAAGGAGCTATAGAAAAAGCAGAAACATTGGTTAATGATTTTCAACATGCATACATTCCTTATCAGTTCAAAAATCCGGCAAATCCTGCTATGCACTATCGCACTACCGGACCCGAAATATGGAATAGCATGAAGGGAGAAGTAGATGTATTTGTTGCCGGCGTAGGGACTGGCGGTAGCATTAGCGGAATAGGCAAATACCTTCGTGAACAAAACGCCCAAACCTATATTGTTGCTGTAGAACCAAGCGACTCACCCGTTTTATCGGGCGGCACACCTGCACCTCACAAAATTCAAGGTATTGGAGCAGGATTTATACCAGATACGCTTAATACAAGCATATACGATGAAATTATCACCATACACAACGAAGAAGCCTACGAAACAGCCCGAATGTTAGCAAAAAGAGGAATTTTGTGCGGAATATCGTCAGGTGCGAACGTTTGTGCTAGCCTAAAAATACTACAACGTAAAACATTTAAAGACAAAAAATTAGTAACCATTATTTGCGATACCGGTGAGCGTTATCTAAATAATTTCATCTAA